Proteins co-encoded in one Micropterus dolomieu isolate WLL.071019.BEF.003 ecotype Adirondacks linkage group LG19, ASM2129224v1, whole genome shotgun sequence genomic window:
- the LOC123957127 gene encoding phospholipase A and acyltransferase 3-like, which yields MMSVLTGKAMVKKEKLQDVVGNKWKINNSLDEKYKPCPVQFIVKEACACVGKELPYCIFRGNCEHFANELRYGKKESRQALLVFAPRTTMVILGIHTGSCGKSSVWKRQKRKQKEHTVMEGTRRLHRGLINRSP from the exons ATGATGTCTGTCCTGACTGGCAAAGCCATGGTGAAGAAAGAGAAACTGCAGGACGTGGTGGGCAACAAGTGGAAAATCAACAACAGCCTGGACGAGAAGTACAAGCCctgcccagtccagtttattgtgaAGGaggcctgtgcatgtgtgggcaAGGAGCTGCCGTATTGCATCTTCAGGGGGAACTGTGAGCACTTTGCAAATGAGCTACGCTACGGAAAAAAAGAGTCCCGGCAG GCGTTGCTGGTGTTTGCACCCAGAACCACAATGGTGATTCTGGGTATTCACACTGGCAGCTGTGGCAAGAGCTCTGTTTGGAAGcggcaaaaaagaaaacaaaaggaacaCACAGTGATGGAAGGCACACGTCGTCTTCACAGGGGCTTGATTAACAGATCACCATGA